The following is a genomic window from Alphaproteobacteria bacterium LSUCC0396.
CGGGCCTGGTGCCGCCATCTGCGCGACAAAGCTGTTTTTTGCCAAGTCATAAATCATGTTAAATCCGGTAGCTGTCTGCGCCGATATCACCAGCCCACCCCCAAAACGCCAGCAGCGGCAATTGCTTGGTGTTGATGGCATGTGGCTGAAATGGCAAATGGTGGATTATATCACCCGGTGCCTGTAGCCGCCAATCATCATCACTGGCTTGCCACGCCGCAAAACCCGATAGCGGCAGATAAATTTCCTCGGCAGCATGGCTATGACGGGGATATAGAATATCAGCATCCTGAAAGAATAACCCTGCGCGTATACTGTCATGGGTGATCTGACCTGTTGGCCCGATAATTTCACAAACCGCCAGATGTTTGGCAATCGCTTGTGGAACATGTCCAAAGCCAGGTTGGCGCCAACTCAGATAGCTGGCACATTGCTCGATCATCAGGATATTGCAACTGCTGCTATCGGGACAAGCCCGCGCAATGTAATCAAGGCTTTTTTTTGCATGTTGGGGTGACAGGGGCGGGATATGCAGGTTATTGCGCCCGCCAGCGTCCAGCGCATTTGACAGGGTTTGACAGATTGCAAGATCTGACCTTTGTAATTTTTCGGCCATTGATGCAAGTAGCGTGGCGACGGCGCTAGTCATTTTGATCATCCTTTCAAGTCAAACGATCAGTTTTTGCAACGAGGTGGTGATCAGTTGATAAAGACCAGCCGCCGTCTGTCCTATAGGTTGGCCATCTGGCGTGATAATGGCTAATTCATGGGTGATGCGTGGGGCAAATTTGCGCCAGATAACGCCGTCATTTACCGTGGCCATACCATTGGTTGGATCGATAATCGCAAGCGCTGTTCCCGCGGCGATTATGTTGCGGGCAATGGCAAAAAAATAACTTGATAAATGCCGCTCGACAGTCACATTGGCCTCGGACAACAGCATGTCCAATTGGCGGTCAACCATGTGCTGACCAGTGATTGACACAACCGACCGCCTGGCCAAATCAGCCGGTGTTATCACCTGTTTTTTAGCGAGGGGATCATTCTCATGCATCACGCAGACACATTCCAGATTATATAATTCGGCGTTCAATCCGGCGACGGGCACCGGCGTGTCAATAAGGCCAATATCAATTTGGCGTCTACTCACCCAATCGGCGACCTGACGCGAACTGCGGACAATGATATCAATGCTGACATCACTATGCTCGCGATGATAGGCGGCTATCAATGGCGGTAAAAAATGCACTGCCATGGCGCCATTGGTGGCAATGCGGATGCTGCCGGTTGTTCCGGCCTGAATTTCAGATACCCTTTGCGATATCCGCGTCAATGCCAGTAGTCCCTGCGCTATTTCATCTTGTAAAAGCAAAGCTTCGCGCGTTGGGGCAAAAAAACCGCGATCACGTTTGAAAAGTTTGAACCTACATAATTCCTCAAGATTAGCCAGCGCAATACTGACGGCGGGTTGGCTGATATTCAGTTGAGAGGCGGCGCGGGAAATCGACCCTGCTGCCAGAATGGCCTCAAACACTTCAAGGTGACGCTGCTTAACCTGCATAACCAATATGTCCTTACAAGAACTATAAATTTGCAAAGATTTACTATAAGAAAATCGAATAATTATATAATACAAATTATGTTGTATTTATTTCATTTGTTTTTTAGCTTTGAGTCAAGATAGTTAATTTTACTGTCGTAGCGTCCAAGCCTAACTGATGCGATCGTGATATTCGTGGGGTATGTGAATGCGCTCAGACTTATCGTCAAAGCAGACTGATCCGATTGCCGATCATGGCGCCTATTGGGTTGAAGATAGTGCGCCCTTACCAGCAACCAGTTCTGATATTATGACTGATGCTGATGTTGTCATTGTTGGGTCGGGCTATACCGGCATGCATGCTGCCATTGTCACGGCAAGGGCTGGCAAAACCACACAAGTCCTTGAGGCGCAAACGCCGGGCTGGGGATGCAGTACGCGCAATGGCGGCCAGATCAGCAGCAGTGTAAAGCCAACGCTTGCTGAATTGACCAAACGTTTTGGCCCAGACCGTGCCCGCGCGATCCGCGCCGAGGGTGATGCGTCACTTGACTGGATTGAGACCTTTATCAAGGATAATGGCATCGCCTGTGATTTCATGCGTAATGGCCGGTTCCACGCCGCCCATACCCCTCAGCATTTTGAGACGCTGGTGCGCGAGGCGGCACGGTTGGGTGATGAAGAAAATATACCCATAACCGTAATCCCTCGCCATGAGCAGCATAAAGAACTTGGCTCAGATATCTATTACGGCGGCCTTGTCTTTGAACGTCATGCGTCGCTTCATCCGGCAAAATATTATGCCGGTATTCTGCAAACGGCTTTGGATGCAGGGGTGCGTGTTACCGGCCATTGTCCGGCGGTGAATATCACAAAGTCGGGAACCGGCTATATTGTCACCACGCCAAAGGGCCAGATCAAAACTGGCAAACTGGTGCTTGCAACGAATGGCTATAGCGGCGACCTAATGCCGTGGGTACGCCGCCGTGTTATCCCGATTGGCAGCTATATCATCGCGACCGACCCGTTGCCAAAACCGCTGATGGATAAGCTGTTTCCGACGAATAGAGCGATCACTGATAGCTGTAAGATTGTTTATTATTTCCGGCCATCACCCGACCGAAGTCGGGTCTTATTTGGGGGGCGGGTATCGGCGAACGAGACCAATCCGGCCATTAGCGGGCCGAAATTAAAACAGGATATGTGCCGGATTTTTCCTGAATTACAACCCTATGGCGTGTCGCATTCATGGTGCGGAACGGTGGCATATAGCTTTGATGAGTTAATGCATATCGGGGTAAATGAGGGGGTGCATTTTGCCATGGGATATTGTGGCTCTGGCGTTGGTATGGCGAGTTATCTTGGCATGCGCCTTGGCCAACAAACGCTGGCACTGCCGCAGGGTAAGACGGCTTTAGATAACATCGCGTTTCCAACGCGGCCTTTCTACACAGGCAAACCGTGGTTCTTGCCCGCAATGGTGGGCTGGTACCGTTGGTGCGATGGATGGCAAATGAAACGTGCATTCAAATATTCAGCAAATAAAGGGTCTGAGAGGTTTGCTGAAAATGCCTCATAGGCCATCAAAGAGATTCGTTAAAAGGCCGGGCTTTTTGAGGGTGAAATCTAAGTTGCATTATGAGGCAATATTCTTGGTGTGAGCAAAACTCTTGGCAAAGAGAAAATCGAAAAGGAGGAAAAAATGGTTTTCAATTTTTTAAGACAAGCAAAGGCGCATAATATTTTGGGGGCCGTCAGTGCGGCAGCCTTGTCGTTGTTCGCGGTGACGTCCGCACATGCCGATCCGGTGACAGTCGTCTCTTGGGGCGGGGCATATGGCAAGGCGCAAGATGCAGCGCTTTTTACCGATGCTTCGAAAAATTCAGGCATTGAAATTAACCGCGAGTCCGGTGCCAGCATGTCGAAGGTTATGCTGCAAGTCGAGTCTGGCGCAGTCACATGGGATCTTGTTGTCAGCGGGTCTGGTGGATGTGCGGCAGCGGCGGCGAAAGGCGCACTGGAAAAAATTGATTTCAATGTTGTCGATGTATCCAATTTCCTACCAAACACCTATACCGATTATTGTATTGGCTCTGACGTGTTTGCCACGGTCTTTGCGTGGAACACGGCAAAATATGGTGAGCCGGGAACCGCTGGTGCGCCAAATTCCTGGGCTGATTTTTGGGATGTAAAGAAATTTCCGGGTACCCGCGCCATTCGCCTGAATAATGTTGATGGGGTTTTGGAACCTGCGGTAATGGCAATGGGTGTGCCGCCAGAAAAAGTATATGAATTTCTAGCAAGCGACGGTGGCATCGAAAAGGCCATTGCAAAAATTCGCGAGCTAAAGCCGCATATTTCTGTCTATTGGAAATCGGGCGCAATGCAGGCGCAATTGATGAAAGATGGCGAAGTCGACATGATCACCGGCTGGAACGGCCGCTTTGACAATGCCCGCAAAGATGGTGCAACAGTCGGCTATACCTTTAATCAGGCGCTTCGTGACTATGATGGTTTCGGCATTCCAAAAGGCGCGCCAAATAAAGATATGGCGATGAAGTTCCTTGGCGAAGTATCCAAGGCGCAATATCAGGCTAACCTGCCATTCCATATTACCTATGGCCCGACCAACAAAAAGGCTTATGAGATCACAACAGCCTCAAAGGCTCTTCTTGAGGCGTTGCCATCACATCCGAAAAATGTGTCAAAAATGCTGGCTGTCGATCTTGATTGGTATGCAAAATACCGTGAGAAAGCGCTCGAAATGTATATGGAGCTGTTAAGCGAATAGCCGCCATCAATTGATGATACGAAGGCACCTGCCTTCGTATCATTTCAGAAAAATTTAAAATCAGATAGGTGTTGTCCCAACATGGTTTCCGATAGGCCTGCCTCACTGTCAATTTCAGTGACTGAATTGACCAAGTCATATGGCAATGTTTTTGCGCTGAACTCTGTCAGCATCGATGTTAAAGCTGGTGAGTTCCTGACATTGTTGGGGCCATCTGGCTCTGGAAAAACAACATTGCTGATGGCAATCGCCGGATTTAACCGGCCAGATTCCGGACGCATTTGCTTTGGTGACACAGATGTAACATTGATGCCGCCACATAAGCGCGAAGTCGGGATGGTGTTTCAAAGCTATGCATTATTCCCGCATATGTCGGTTTTTGAAAATGTGGCCTTTCCGTTAAAGCTTCGCAAAATAGCCGCGCAGGAAAAATACGAAAAGGTAACGGAAGCCTTGAAGACGGTGCAATTATCAGATTTTGCCGAACGCCATATTGATCAATTATCAGGCGGGCAAAGACAGCGCGTTGCCTTGGCGCGCGCCTTTGTTTTTGGCCCGAAAATCCTGCTGATGGATGAGCCATTATCGGCGCTTGATAAAAAGCTGCGCGAGGAAATGCAAATAGAGCTGAAACAGCTGCATCGCAAATTGGGCGTAACAACCGTCTATGTAACCCATGACCAGCGTGAGGCTCTCACCATGTCAGATCGCATTGCGGTGATCAATGATGGTGAAGTCGCGCAGGTTGGCACGCCGCGTGATATCTATAACACGCCTGCGAATAGTTTCGTTGCCAGCTTTATTGGCGAATCCTCATTCATCCCCCTTGACCGCGATGCTAAGGGCGGGCTTGTTTATCGGGGAACGAAAATTGCCGCAGCGCCAACCAGTCAATCGGCAAAAACATATTCGCTGGTTGTCCGGCCAGAACGGTTGTCTTTGGTGCCGCCGAAAGCAAAACCCCTTGCCGGCAAACTTTATTTTGACGGCATCATCACCGAGCTTGTCTATCAAGGTGAAAACGCGTTGGTCATGCTAAAAATGGCTGATAATCTAACATTAACGGCGCGCATGAATACACGCGCTGGTGATGATGTTGATTCACTGGTTGAGGGGCAACAGCTCACCTTATCAATTGATAAAAACGATATCATCACAATTCCGGATGAGGCGGCGTAATGTCAGACCAAAACAGCCGCAGCGATAACGCATTGGGGGCAAAGCAGCTCCGCGCCGCAGAACGCAAGGAATCAGCCATGTTGCTGGCGTTGACGATGCCCGCGATTATTGTGGTTGCGCTGGTGATTATCGTTCCGGTTGGCTGGCTGTTTTCCCTGTCATTTCTGGATGGGTCTGGCCAATTATCTTTGGTCAATTATCAGAAGATGATTGAATATAAATCCTATATGCGGGTGTTTAAGACAACATTTAACGTCAGTTTACTCACCACATTCTTGTGTATTCTGATTGGTTATCCGCTGGCCTATTTCCTGTCGCAGATGCCGCGTAAATATGTTGGCTTATTCATGCTGACCGTGCTGTTGCCATTCTGGACATCGCTTTTGGTGCGAACCTATGCCTGGCTGGTGATGCTACAGCGAAATGGGCTGATCAATAATTTTGCGATTGATCTCGGCATATGGGATACGCCGGTCAAACTTGCCCATAATCTAAACGGCACGTTGATTGGCATGGTGCATATCATGCTGCCCTTTCTGGTGTTGCCATTATATGCTGCCATGCAGCGCATCGATCGCAATACCCTGCAAGCCGCGGCCAATTTAGGCGCAACACCGGTGCAAACATTCTGGCAGGTATTTGTGCCATTATCCTTGCCTGGTGTGGTGGCAGGATCGCTGATTGTGTTTGTCCTATGCCTTGGCTTTTATGTGACACCAGCCGTGCTTGGCGGCGGCAAGGTGATCATGGTGTCAATGCAGATTACCGCCATTCTTGAAGATCAGTTTAACTGGGGCGCGGCAAGCGCGCTTGGCGTTGTGTTGCTGGTCGCTACCTTTGCTGTTTTATTGCTGGCATCACGATTCCTAAAGCTGGATTCGGTGATGTTTGGGAGGCACTGATATGAGCTGGTTAAAATCAGCCGCAAGCGAGACCCAGATCACACATGGTGACCGTTTATGGCTATATTGCCTTGCCGGACTCATCATGTTTTTGTTGGTGGTGCCAACGGTGATCGTCATTCCAATGTCGTTTTCTGACTCGCAATATCTGGAGTTTCCACCGCGCAAGTGGTCGTTGCGCTGGTATGGTGAATATCTGGAAACGCCGCGTTGGATCAAGGCCACGATCACATCGCTAAAAGTGGCGGTTTTGACCATGCTTGTGGCAACGCCCTTTGGCACAATGGCGGCTTATGGGCTGTTTGTGTCGGGAAGCCGCTATGGCAAAGCGGTATTTTTCCTGTTGATGACGCCGATGATTGTACCGGTTATTCTGATTGCGATTGGCACATTTTATGTGTTTGGCAAGATCGGGATTGTGAATTCAATTTTTGGGCTTGTTTTGGCGCATACGGTTTTATCGGTGCCGATTGTGATGATTATCATCACGTCGGCGCTGCGAACCTATGATTTGAATCAGGAGCGTGTTGCGCAAAGCCTTGGATCAACGCGGCTTCGGGCCTTTTTTGAGATCACCCTTCCTCAATTGAAGTTTTCGGTTCTCACAGCGGCGTTGCTGGCGTTCTTGACTTCGTTTGACGAGGTTATCATATCAATCTTCTTGTCCGGTGGCGGTAATTCAACTCTGACAAAACAGATGTTCAGTGCGCTGCGTGACTTTATCGACCCAACCATTGCGGCAATTTCCACTTTGATGATTGTGTTATCGACAGGTCTGATGCTGGGGCTGCAATTGACCGGACGGAAGGACAGGCGCAATTGATGCGGCGGAATTTATCGGTCATGATAGCGGGCTTGGTCGCTGAATACGACCGACGGCAACAGCAGAGAACCCCATACAAAAACCAGTAAGCAGAAGTTAACTGGGATGAATTGATCAAGGTTCAGCGGTCTATTGACCGATGTCTAGACTTTATTACGGGTGGCGATGGAGCAATGGATACAGTCCGGAAAACACTAGCTCAACTAGAAATCTCAAAGGCAACGATCCTGGCTTCAGTGGAACAAGTTGCACCGCCGGTTAATGTCGATAATCATCCCAATATTGGTCATCTATACCAACGTGGAATTGAACAAATAGTTAAACTTTTCTCTGATGAAGACACGCAACAAGAAGCGGTAAATATTATCCGGTCCCTTATCGACAGGATCGACATAACACCAGGTGAAGGCCGCGGTAAGCCAAAGGTTGAGCTTATAGGGGGCCTAGTGGCGATACTTCAGCTTACAATTTCTGGACAAAAAAACCGCCATCCAAGAGGATAGCGGTATTTGTAGGGTCTTAATGGTTGCGGGGGCAGGATTTGAACCTGCGACCTTCAGGTTATGAGCCTGACGAGCTACCGGGCTGCTCCACCCCGCGCCAAGTCCGCACCATGGCAAGCTGCAAATTGCAGCAATAAAATGAACATGGCGCGAAGATAACAAAGCTAGGCAAAAATACATGTGTCTGGAAGACCAGGCGACGACCTACTCTCCCGTGCCTTAAGACAAAGTACCATTGGCGCTACAGGCTTTCACGGCCGAGTTCGGAATGGGATCGGGTGGGACACCTGTGCCATAACCACCTGGTCATCCAGACACATGTATTGTTGCACAGTGACGGCAAGGCAAAAGCCAAACTGCCGCCAACGGCAAAATTAAGAAGACATCCAAAACTTGAGTGTTTGCTTGTAAATCGCGGTGCGTTGGCATTTGCCTTTACGCACGGCTGATCAAGCCTATCGAACGATTAGTACCAATTAGCTTCACACATTACTGCGCTTCCACACTTGGCCTATCAACGTGGTGGTCTCCCACGGTTCTCAAGCGAATCCTGGTTTTGAGGGGGGCTTCCCGCTTAGATGCTTTCAGCGGTTATCCCTTCCATACTTAGCTACCCGGCGGTGCCGCTGGCGCGACAACCGGTACACCAGAGGTATGTCCATCCCGGTCCTCTCGTACTAGGGACAGCTCCTCTCAAGATTCTAACACCCACGGCAGATAGGGACCGAACTGTCTCACGACGTTCTAAACCCAGCTCACGTACCACTTTAATCGGCGAACAGCCGAACCCTTGGGACCTGCTCCAGCCCCAGGATGTGATGAGCCGACATCGAGGTGCCAAACACCCCCGTCGATGTGAACTCTTGGGGGGTATCAGCCTGTTATCCCCGGCGTACCTTTTATCCGTTGAGCGATGGCCCTTCCACACAGAACCACCGGATCACTATGACCGACTTTCGTCTCTGCTCGACTTGTCAGTCTCGCAGTCAGGCGGGCTTATGCCATTGCACTCAGCAGCCGATGTCCGACCGGCCTGAGCCCACCATTGCGCGCCTCCGTTACCATTTGGGAGGCGACCGCCCCAGTCAAACTACCCACCATGCAGGGTCCCGGACCAGGGTTCACTGGCCGCGGTTAGACAATAGAATGCAGAAGGGTGGTATCTCAAGGACGCCTCCACGGTAACTGGCGCTACCGCTTCAAAGGCTCCCACCTATCCTGCACATCTCCACTCTATTGCCACTGCAAAGTTGTAGTAAAGGTGCACGGGGTCTTTCCGTCTGACCGCGGGTACTCCGCATCTTCACGGAGAATTCAATTTCGCTGAGTCGATGTTGGAGACAGCGGGGAAGTCGTTACGCCATTCGTGCAGGTCGGAACTTACCCGACAAGGAATTTCGCTACCTTAGGACCGTTATAGTTACGGCCGCCGTTTACCGGGGCTTCAATTCGGAGCTCTCACACCTCCTCTTAACCTTCCGGCACCGGGCAGGCGTCAGACCCTATACGTCGTATTATCTACTTC
Proteins encoded in this region:
- a CDS encoding ABC transporter ATP-binding protein — translated: MVSDRPASLSISVTELTKSYGNVFALNSVSIDVKAGEFLTLLGPSGSGKTTLLMAIAGFNRPDSGRICFGDTDVTLMPPHKREVGMVFQSYALFPHMSVFENVAFPLKLRKIAAQEKYEKVTEALKTVQLSDFAERHIDQLSGGQRQRVALARAFVFGPKILLMDEPLSALDKKLREEMQIELKQLHRKLGVTTVYVTHDQREALTMSDRIAVINDGEVAQVGTPRDIYNTPANSFVASFIGESSFIPLDRDAKGGLVYRGTKIAAAPTSQSAKTYSLVVRPERLSLVPPKAKPLAGKLYFDGIITELVYQGENALVMLKMADNLTLTARMNTRAGDDVDSLVEGQQLTLSIDKNDIITIPDEAA
- a CDS encoding ABC transporter permease, translated to MSDQNSRSDNALGAKQLRAAERKESAMLLALTMPAIIVVALVIIVPVGWLFSLSFLDGSGQLSLVNYQKMIEYKSYMRVFKTTFNVSLLTTFLCILIGYPLAYFLSQMPRKYVGLFMLTVLLPFWTSLLVRTYAWLVMLQRNGLINNFAIDLGIWDTPVKLAHNLNGTLIGMVHIMLPFLVLPLYAAMQRIDRNTLQAAANLGATPVQTFWQVFVPLSLPGVVAGSLIVFVLCLGFYVTPAVLGGGKVIMVSMQITAILEDQFNWGAASALGVVLLVATFAVLLLASRFLKLDSVMFGRH
- a CDS encoding ABC transporter substrate-binding protein; translated protein: MVFNFLRQAKAHNILGAVSAAALSLFAVTSAHADPVTVVSWGGAYGKAQDAALFTDASKNSGIEINRESGASMSKVMLQVESGAVTWDLVVSGSGGCAAAAAKGALEKIDFNVVDVSNFLPNTYTDYCIGSDVFATVFAWNTAKYGEPGTAGAPNSWADFWDVKKFPGTRAIRLNNVDGVLEPAVMAMGVPPEKVYEFLASDGGIEKAIAKIRELKPHISVYWKSGAMQAQLMKDGEVDMITGWNGRFDNARKDGATVGYTFNQALRDYDGFGIPKGAPNKDMAMKFLGEVSKAQYQANLPFHITYGPTNKKAYEITTASKALLEALPSHPKNVSKMLAVDLDWYAKYREKALEMYMELLSE
- a CDS encoding NAD(P)/FAD-dependent oxidoreductase produces the protein MRSDLSSKQTDPIADHGAYWVEDSAPLPATSSDIMTDADVVIVGSGYTGMHAAIVTARAGKTTQVLEAQTPGWGCSTRNGGQISSSVKPTLAELTKRFGPDRARAIRAEGDASLDWIETFIKDNGIACDFMRNGRFHAAHTPQHFETLVREAARLGDEENIPITVIPRHEQHKELGSDIYYGGLVFERHASLHPAKYYAGILQTALDAGVRVTGHCPAVNITKSGTGYIVTTPKGQIKTGKLVLATNGYSGDLMPWVRRRVIPIGSYIIATDPLPKPLMDKLFPTNRAITDSCKIVYYFRPSPDRSRVLFGGRVSANETNPAISGPKLKQDMCRIFPELQPYGVSHSWCGTVAYSFDELMHIGVNEGVHFAMGYCGSGVGMASYLGMRLGQQTLALPQGKTALDNIAFPTRPFYTGKPWFLPAMVGWYRWCDGWQMKRAFKYSANKGSERFAENAS
- a CDS encoding dimethylsulfonioproprionate lyase family protein, giving the protein MTSAVATLLASMAEKLQRSDLAICQTLSNALDAGGRNNLHIPPLSPQHAKKSLDYIARACPDSSSCNILMIEQCASYLSWRQPGFGHVPQAIAKHLAVCEIIGPTGQITHDSIRAGLFFQDADILYPRHSHAAEEIYLPLSGFAAWQASDDDWRLQAPGDIIHHLPFQPHAINTKQLPLLAFWGWAGDIGADSYRI
- a CDS encoding ABC transporter permease, producing MSWLKSAASETQITHGDRLWLYCLAGLIMFLLVVPTVIVIPMSFSDSQYLEFPPRKWSLRWYGEYLETPRWIKATITSLKVAVLTMLVATPFGTMAAYGLFVSGSRYGKAVFFLLMTPMIVPVILIAIGTFYVFGKIGIVNSIFGLVLAHTVLSVPIVMIIITSALRTYDLNQERVAQSLGSTRLRAFFEITLPQLKFSVLTAALLAFLTSFDEVIISIFLSGGGNSTLTKQMFSALRDFIDPTIAAISTLMIVLSTGLMLGLQLTGRKDRRN
- a CDS encoding LysR family transcriptional regulator; translated protein: MQVKQRHLEVFEAILAAGSISRAASQLNISQPAVSIALANLEELCRFKLFKRDRGFFAPTREALLLQDEIAQGLLALTRISQRVSEIQAGTTGSIRIATNGAMAVHFLPPLIAAYHREHSDVSIDIIVRSSRQVADWVSRRQIDIGLIDTPVPVAGLNAELYNLECVCVMHENDPLAKKQVITPADLARRSVVSITGQHMVDRQLDMLLSEANVTVERHLSSYFFAIARNIIAAGTALAIIDPTNGMATVNDGVIWRKFAPRITHELAIITPDGQPIGQTAAGLYQLITTSLQKLIV